A portion of the Diprion similis isolate iyDipSimi1 chromosome 4, iyDipSimi1.1, whole genome shotgun sequence genome contains these proteins:
- the LOC124405345 gene encoding HSPB1-associated protein 1 has translation MQSTSSLQVPSESTLRHAILQLKEPVVFNNLLRDSNGKNLWKFLDWNLNDLAEKLGDLKLPFRIGLNAKTTEPQWDFKCDVKNMTMSNFLENVGSLVESNNWQYFDYKYMHEWFSHHPEILSSFDWQRFGFDQRGEDSTLWIGSQGAHTNCHQDTYGCNLVAQIHGRKRWLLFSPESNNKLKPTRVPYEESTVYSSFNLFCPSKDDEEALLRTDPKARMVILEPGQVLLVPSGWWHYVESIDLSVSVNIWIPLSADCHSRLGEALVNLVVQEIGKGFIPSSDETLHAPSEALRLIKTCIEKCNVEKVDLPSDKKFKETRWSVKELVEQYFTYVTPIPVLKNEELQELLSKNRDRFSDIEHKYLETNSSNCKRDKDADWVNQQIRNDVVNAFCHPDIIKKVTHLILHSSHLR, from the exons ATGCAATCGACATCTAGCCTTCAAGTACCGTCTGAGAGTACGTTGAGACATGCGATTCTTCAATTGAAAGAACCAGTAGTCTTTAATAATTTGCTAAGAGATTCAAATGGCAAAAACTTGTGGAAATTCCTTGATTGGAATCTCAATGATCTCGCTGAAAAACTTGGAGATTTAAAGCTGCCATTTAGAATTGGTCTCAATGCCAAAACGACG GAACCACAATGGGACTTCAAATGTGATGTGAAGAACATGACCATGAGCAACTTTCTTGAAAATGTAGGATCTTTAGTTGAGAGTAACAACTGGCAGTACTTTGATTACAAGTATATGCATGAATGGTTTAGTCATCATCCTGAAATACTTTCATCATTTGATTGGCAAAGATTTGGGTTTGATCAACGGGGCGAAGATTCCACATTATGGATTGGAAGCCAAGGAGCACATACCAATTGCCATCAGGACACTTACGGTTGTAATCTAGTGGCTCAAATACATGGAAG AAAGCGATggcttttattttcaccagaGTCTAACAACAAACTAAAGCCAACAAGAGTCCCCTATGAGGAGTCAACAGTTTACAGTAGCTTTAATTTATTTTGCCCATCAAAAGATGATGAAGAAGCTCTACTAAGAACTGACCCGAAAGCAAGGATGGTAATACTGGAACCTGGACAAGTATTACTGGTCCCTAGTGGGTGGTGGCATTATGTTGAATCCATTGATTTAAGCGTCAGTGTCAATATATGGATTCCACTGTCGGCAGATTGTCATTCCAGACTCGGCGAGGCTCTTGTTAATTTAGTAGTTCAAGAGATTGGAAAAGGATTCATTCCTTCATCTGATGAAACACTTCACGCACCAAGTGAGGCTCTGCGATTG ATAAAAACGTGTATTGAGAAGTGCAATGTTGAAAAAGTAGATTTACCGtcagataaaaaattcaaagaaactcGATGGTCAGTGAAGGAGTTGGTCGAGCAATATTTTACTTATGTAACACCGATTCCTGtactaaaaaatgaagaattgcAAGAATtactttcgaaaaatcgagACAGGTTCTCAGACATTGAACACAAATATTTGGAAACGAATAGCTCCAACTGCAAACGTGATAAAGATGCTGACTGGGTGAATCAACAAATAAGAAATGACGTAGTTAACGCCTTTTGTCATCCTGATATTATTAAGAAAGTGACGCACCTCATCCTACACTCAAGCCATCTGAGGTGA
- the LOC124405950 gene encoding cytochrome b5 domain-containing protein 1 has protein sequence MTMMERYYLPTEVVIHNSPKDCWVSYLGGVYDLTDLCSMYQDSDQIKPILAHAGKDISHWFDHRVNDIRHYIHPVTGVAVPYCPHGPIPDVNPVAPTASWRPLDRCPWWLEERYKIGSLTSNPRPCKVLNVLVGTQAVISVCEEDNIERIQERFLGFNNHGASYTWKFEGKDIDSRCTLTENGIPDERDRFIAAGLPDDFYIPCLLCYYNDDLTEA, from the exons ATGACTATGATGGAGCGTTACTATCTACCAACGGAGGTGGTGATCCACAACTCCCCGAAGGACTGTTGGGTTTCCTACCTCGGGGGTGTTTACGACTTGACAGATCTCTGCAGCATGTATCAGGACAGTGATCAGATCAAACCGATCCTCGCCCACGCTGGCAAAGACATAAGCCACTGGTTTGATCACCGCGTAAATGATATCCGACACTACATTCATCCAGTAACAGGAGTCGCCGTGCCTTACTGTCCGCATGGACCTATTCCTGACGTCAATCCTGTGGCACCAACTGCGTCCTGGCGACCCTTGGATCGCTGCCCATGGTGGCTAGAAGAAAGATACAAGATCGGTAGTCTTACTAGCAATCCGAGACCCTGCAAGGTCTTGAACGTCCTCGTCGGTACCCAGGCagtgatatcg GTTTGCGAGGAGGACAACATCGAACGCATCCAGGAACGGTTTTTGGGCTTTAACAACCATGGCGCTTCGTATACTTGGAAATTCGAAGGAAAAGACATTGATTCTCGCTGCACCTTGACCGAAAATGGGATCCCTGATGAGAGAGATCGATTCATTGCCGCTGGACTTCCAGATGATTTTTATATACCTTGCCTGCTTTGCTACTACAACGACGATCTTACTGAGGCTTGA
- the LOC124405344 gene encoding lysophospholipid acyltransferase 7 — protein sequence MSWDDIVYVLLLLFCIGFGHFYRKIKDPLAKQWAGTGVGFAVAFLATGSQIIHPIIVTLVNAVIVTRLSWKQCHVVSFAFTFFYLLGFFRLADWYGLSLPSGPGNMIQMMLTLKLVGLAFEINSAATAPADDPLGAKSPAFDKVGFIDVFHYGFNYAGILTGPYYRYRTYWDSIYRPFAQIADHWGVTLSKLKEIAVHITIYLLLGYYYPSEYFLADEFMNRSFWYRIWYIYPSFFVFKMRIYAGMALSECVCTMAGVGAYPTSCTTISGLGPKNYQAFENLSKNPEKITAEDIDFETIHNINTWGVESCTNVRVAMKMWNTCTQYWMAAYVYKRFPHKVLRVPATFLISALWHGYYAGYYICICSVVFYLPMDDIYVKFYKQSEENSLAKKGWGFMGWFMKTFCMSYLAASFQVLKLRDALNYYSSVYYVGQVLVAVLYVIGRILQPHILVKPKIKEG from the exons ATGTCGTGGGACGACATCGTCTACGTCTTACTGCTTCTTTTCTGTATCGGGTTCGGGCACTtctatcgaaaaataaaagacccCCTAGCAAAGCAATGGGCTGGCACTGGAGTCGGATTTGCAGTGGCATTCCTAGCTACTGGATCGCAAATAATTCATCCGATAATCGTCACCCTTGTGAACGCAGTAATTGTTACTCGATTATCTTGGAA GCAATGTCACGTCGTTAGTTTTGCCTTCACATTTTTCTACTTGCTGGGTTTCTTTCGGCTGGCTGATTGGTACGGATTGTCTTTACCATCGGGACCTGGTAATATGATACAGATGATGCTGACACTGAAATTGGTGGGACTGGCATTTGAAATAAACTCAGCTGCAACGGCCCCAGCTGATGATCCATTGGGTGCCAAATCTCCAGCTTTTGATAAAGTTGGATTCATTGATGTTTTCCACTATGGTTTTAACTACGCGGGGATATTGACTG GACCGTACTATCGCTACAGGACATACTGGGATTCAATTTATAGACCATTTGCCCAAATCGCGGATCACTGGGGAGTCACACTTAGTAAACTGAAAGAAATTGCAGTGCATATTACAATCTACCTCCTGTTAGGGTACTATTATCCTTCGGAG tacttTTTGGCGGATGAATTCATGAACCGTAGCTTCTGGTACCGAATTTGGTATATCTACCCATCATTTTTCGTATTCAAAATGAGGATCTACGCAGGCATGGCACTTTCCGAATGTGTTTGCACTATGGCTGGAGTAGGAGCTTATCCAACGAGCTGTACGACAATCTCTGGTCTAGGACCAAAAAACTATCAGGCATTTGAAAACTT GAGTAAAAATCCGGAGAAGATAACGGCTGAAGATATCGATTTTGAGACTATTCATAACATCAACACATGGGGCGTTGAGAGCTGTACAAATGTCAGGGTAGCCATGAAGATGTGGAACACCTGCACACAATATTGGATGGCtgcatatgtgtataaaaGGTTTCCTCACAAAGTGCTCAGAGTACCAGCAACATTTCTTATATCCGCTCTATGGCATGGATATTATGCCGGTTATTACATCTGCATTTGCTCGGTCGTGTTTTACTTGCCGATGGACGACATTTACGTGAAATTCTACAAACAAAGTGAAGAGAATAGCCTG GCAAAGAAAGGCTGGGGTTTTATGGGATGGTTCATGAAAACTTTTTGCATGTCCTATCTAGCAGCTTCTTTCCAAGTACTCAAATTGCGAGATGCACTCAACTATTACAGCAGTGTTTACTATGTGGGCCAAGTGCTTGTGGCCGTACTATACGTGATTGGAAGAATTCTGCAACCACATATTTTAGTGAAACCTAAAATCAAGGAGGGTTGA
- the LOC124405348 gene encoding serine/arginine-rich splicing factor 2-like isoform X2 yields MSYGRPPPRIDGMVSLKVDNLTYRTTPEDLRRVFERCGEVGDIYIPRDRFTRESRGFAFVRFYDKRDAEDALDAMDGRLLDGRELRVQMARYGRPTSPHRSRGSRRRGSRSRDRRRSRSRSRSRSRSRDRDRKRSYSRSRSRSRSDSKSSRGKSHSRSKSQERQKDSRSKSRD; encoded by the exons ATGAGCTACGGCAGGCCGCCGCCCCGTATCGACGGCATGGTGTCGTTGAAAGTCGATAATCTCACCTATAGAACAACGCCGGAGGATCTGAGGCGCGTGTTCGAGCGATGCGGCGAAGTTGGAGATATTTACATACCTCGTGACCGATTCACCCGTGAGAGTCGAGGCTTTGCCTTCGTCAG ATTCTACGACAAGCGTGACGCCGAAGATGCACTTGACGCCATGGATGGACGTCTCCTCGACGGCAGGGAGTTGAGAGTTCAGATGGCTCGCTATGGACGGCCAACTTCACCGCACCGAAGCCGCGGAAGCCGACGTCGTGGAAG CAGAAGCAGGGACCGTAGACGTTCACGTTCCAGGTCTCGGTCTAGGTCACGCAGTCGCGATCGAGATCGCAAACGATCTTACAGTCGCAGCCGAAGCCGTTCCCGTTCGGACAGCAAGAGTTCTCGTGGCAAGTCACACTCGCGCAGCAAATCGCAGGAAAGACAGAAGGATAGCCGTTCGAAGTCAAG GGATTGA
- the LOC124405348 gene encoding serine/arginine-rich splicing factor 2-like isoform X1: MSYGRPPPRIDGMVSLKVDNLTYRTTPEDLRRVFERCGEVGDIYIPRDRFTRESRGFAFVRFYDKRDAEDALDAMDGRLLDGRELRVQMARYGRPTSPHRSRGSRRRGRSRSRSRDRRRSRSRSRSRSRSRDRDRKRSYSRSRSRSRSDSKSSRGKSHSRSKSQERQKDSRSKSRD; encoded by the exons ATGAGCTACGGCAGGCCGCCGCCCCGTATCGACGGCATGGTGTCGTTGAAAGTCGATAATCTCACCTATAGAACAACGCCGGAGGATCTGAGGCGCGTGTTCGAGCGATGCGGCGAAGTTGGAGATATTTACATACCTCGTGACCGATTCACCCGTGAGAGTCGAGGCTTTGCCTTCGTCAG ATTCTACGACAAGCGTGACGCCGAAGATGCACTTGACGCCATGGATGGACGTCTCCTCGACGGCAGGGAGTTGAGAGTTCAGATGGCTCGCTATGGACGGCCAACTTCACCGCACCGAAGCCGCGGAAGCCGACGTCGTGGAAG ATCACGTAGCAGAAGCAGGGACCGTAGACGTTCACGTTCCAGGTCTCGGTCTAGGTCACGCAGTCGCGATCGAGATCGCAAACGATCTTACAGTCGCAGCCGAAGCCGTTCCCGTTCGGACAGCAAGAGTTCTCGTGGCAAGTCACACTCGCGCAGCAAATCGCAGGAAAGACAGAAGGATAGCCGTTCGAAGTCAAG GGATTGA
- the LOC124405348 gene encoding serine/arginine-rich splicing factor 2-like isoform X3, with product MSYGRPPPRIDGMVSLKVDNLTYRTTPEDLRRVFERCGEVGDIYIPRDRFTRESRGFAFVRFYDKRDAEDALDAMDGRLLDGRELRVQMARYGRPTSPHRSRGSRRRGRSRSRSRSRDRDRKRSYSRSRSRSRSDSKSSRGKSHSRSKSQERQKDSRSKSRD from the exons ATGAGCTACGGCAGGCCGCCGCCCCGTATCGACGGCATGGTGTCGTTGAAAGTCGATAATCTCACCTATAGAACAACGCCGGAGGATCTGAGGCGCGTGTTCGAGCGATGCGGCGAAGTTGGAGATATTTACATACCTCGTGACCGATTCACCCGTGAGAGTCGAGGCTTTGCCTTCGTCAG ATTCTACGACAAGCGTGACGCCGAAGATGCACTTGACGCCATGGATGGACGTCTCCTCGACGGCAGGGAGTTGAGAGTTCAGATGGCTCGCTATGGACGGCCAACTTCACCGCACCGAAGCCGCGGAAGCCGACGTCGTGGAAG GTCTCGGTCTAGGTCACGCAGTCGCGATCGAGATCGCAAACGATCTTACAGTCGCAGCCGAAGCCGTTCCCGTTCGGACAGCAAGAGTTCTCGTGGCAAGTCACACTCGCGCAGCAAATCGCAGGAAAGACAGAAGGATAGCCGTTCGAAGTCAAG GGATTGA
- the LOC124406099 gene encoding uncharacterized protein LOC124406099 produces MEKMSLRDIGLMYDEQFNRKMKIAKFLLKNLGNKKEIQLATKWLIRVSNIKSADLEVKKNRNAFLSYVVKVLRDGVLRGCLESEPDLLCDPDNSLAFLDYPDEFTGKSAEEILKDTVNQPTIQFHSKWSEDHRTYVAVKPIPGRGALVYMAVSKKPGMQNWDLPSLKKAPQD; encoded by the exons atggaaaaaatgtcACTGAGAGATATCGGTTTAATGTACGACGAACAGTTCaacagaaaaatgaagatagCTAAATTTTTGCTCAAGAATTTAGGCAATAAGAAAG AGATACAATTGGCAACTAAATGGCTTATCAGAGTAAGCAACATAAAATCAGCCGACTtggaagtaaagaaaaataggaacGCTTTTCTGTCGTACGTGGTGAAAGTTCTGCGCGACGGCGTTCTGCGTGGCTGTTTAGAGTCTGAGCCAGATTTACTCTGTGATCCGGATAATAGTTTGGCTTTTTTGGATTACCCG GATGAATTCACTGGCAAGTCCGcggaagaaattttaaaagacACGGTCAATCAGCCGACGATTCAGTTCCACTCAAAATGGTCTGAGGATCACAGAACGTACGTGGCGGTAAAGCCGATACCAGGACGAGGAGCTCTTGTGTATATGGCTGTGTCAAAGAAACCAGGCATGCAGAATTGGGACCTTCCTTCTCTCAAGAAAGCCCCACAAGATTAG
- the LOC124406097 gene encoding GATA-type transcription factor SRE1-like isoform X2 — MFNVPPKFYELCRLCLSSDGVKLSIFDEEGTQRNFADKILTCLSIAVNDGDSLPPIICHRCVYKLDVLHNFREVSRKSDVILKQYLDYAMQLSNGDQDNKSFSTAKVADLSPLQSFLQLNKTLFNEKPNSPASIQNVSPSTQTHHLELRTKEMPEQDAIKCEPEDDTCSNSSDPERLEIEDRDPESDGEENGYDMTVSKRVKLDTGYESSKQSTPNRSPVNRMDTPESNCSDTHIDQETTKLWQALAKSLEITRTNGDKLNNGFSGEATNLLRSLINNRQIGITAIDTGRTSPQIRFYRDTQGTTIERTMPDCSVLGNRTNMSCIDNKSTSMDSNPSSPASVGKKETKGRRKQSYPSKAPASPDVINYHHESSEEQAHDFTAWSNKMKGKVGEQKQFDQHSGNVAKKVDMSCTNCGTMTTTIWRRNMKGEMVCNACGLYYKLHGVNRPVTMRRDTIHTRRRRPKGEKPTRHRKKGDGNSSQPEQMDAESADMLAALRRQIQPHLMMAALTPPRIPGTHAPPSSTPQLNYPLPLPGYMMHHLKSEVMEQQRNITEEADEGDEENVSDVPLNLVATSLSVDAQ; from the exons ATGTTTAATGTACCGCCAAAATTTTACGAGCTGTGTCGCCTTTGTTTATCGTCGGACGGTGTAAAATTATCCATTTTTGACGAAGAGGGCACGCAGCGTAACTTCGCTGACAAGATACTTACGTGCCTGTCGATAGCG GTGAATGATGGAGATTCTCTTCCACCAATAATATGCCACCGCTGTGTGTACAAGCTAGATGTACTTCATAACTTCCGTGAGGTATCTCGCAAGTCTGATGTCATCCTGAAACAGTATCTGGATTATGCCATGCAACTGTCTAACGGAGACCAG GACAACAAATCTTTCTCCACTGCCAAAGTAGCCGACTTAAGTCCGCTCCAGTCGTTTCTTCAATTAAACAAAACGCTTTTCAATGAGAAGCCCAATTCTCCAGCCAGTATTCAAAATGTATCGCCGTCAACGCAGACCCATCACTTAGAATTACGCACGAAGGAGATGCCGGAGCAAGACGCGATAAAGTGTGAACCCGAGGATGATACATGCTCAAACAGTTCAGACCCAGAGAGATTGGAGATCGAAGATCGTGATCCTGAATCTGATGGGGAAGAAAATGGCTATGACATGACTGTTAGTAAGAGGGTCAAATTAGACACTGGATACGAAAGTTCTAAACAAAGTACACCCAATCGAAGTCCTGTTAATAGGATGGATACTCCAGAAAGTAACTGTTCTGACACACACATCGATCAAGAGACAACAAAACTTTGGCAGGCGCTTGCAAA AAGTTTGGAAATAACAAGGACAAATGGTGATAAGTTGAACAACGGATTTAGTGGTGAAGCAACTAATTTGTTGCGCTCTCTAATCAACAATAGGCAGATCGGTATCACAGCCATTGATACCGGCAGAACGTCTCCGCAGATACGATTCTACCGGGATACCCAGGGTACAACAATTGAGCGAACAATGCCAGATTGCTCTGTGCTTGGTAATCGCACGAATATGTCATGTATAGATAACAAG AGTACTTCCATGGATAGTAATCCTTCCAGTCCTGCTAGTGTGGGAAAGAAAGAGACAAAGGGTAGACGGAAACAAAGTTATCCCAGTAAAGCCCCTGCCAGTCCAGACGTGATTAATTATCACCATGAATCCAGCGAAGAACAGGCTCATGATTTCACTGCTTGGTCtaataaaatgaaaggaaaggTC GGTGAGCAGAAGCAGTTTGATCAGCACAGTGGTAACGTTGCTAAAAAAGTTGACATGTCTTGTACAAATTGCGGGACTATGACAACGACAATATGGCGGCGAAATATGAAGGGAGAAATGGTCTGTAATGCTTGTGGGTTGTACTATAAACTCCATGGAGTTAATCGCCCTGTTACAATGCGAAGGGACACTATTCATACGCGTAGACGCAGGCCGAAAGGCGAAAAACCAACAAGACACAGAA AAAAAGGAGATGGAAATTCATCACAGCCCGAGCAGATGGATGCGGAAAGTGCAGACATGTTAGCAGCTCTCCGCAGGCAGATTCAGCCTCACCTTATGATGGCAGCATTGACTCCTCCTCGTATACCAGGAACTCATGCTCCACCTTCTTCCACCCCCCAACTCAACTACCCGCTTCCCCTTCCTGGGTATATGATGCAT CATTTGAAGAGCGAAGTGATGGAACAGCAACGCAACATTACAGAAGAAGCAGATGAAGGCGATGAAGAAAACGTCTCGGACGTACCACTGAATCTAGTTGCTACGTCACTGTCGGTAGATGCCCAGTGA
- the LOC124406097 gene encoding GATA-type transcription factor SRE1-like isoform X3: MFNVPPKFYELCRLCLSSDGVKLSIFDEEGTQRNFADKILTCLSIAVNDGDSLPPIICHRCVYKLDVLHNFREVSRKSDVILKQYLDYAMQLSNGDQDNKSFSTAKVADLSPLQSFLQLNKTLFNEKPNSPASIQNVSPSTQTHHLELRTKEMPEQDAIKCEPEDDTCSNSSDPERLEIEDRDPESDGEENGYDMTVSKRVKLDTGYESSKQSTPNRSPVNRMDTPESNCSDTHIDQETTKLWQALAKQIGITAIDTGRTSPQIRFYRDTQGTTIERTMPDCSVLGNRTNMSCIDNKSTSMDSNPSSPASVGKKETKGRRKQSYPSKAPASPDVINYHHESSEEQAHDFTAWSNKMKGKVGEQKQFDQHSGNVAKKVDMSCTNCGTMTTTIWRRNMKGEMVCNACGLYYKLHGVNRPVTMRRDTIHTRRRRPKGEKPTRHRKKGDGNSSQPEQMDAESADMLAALRRQIQPHLMMAALTPPRIPGTHAPPSSTPQLNYPLPLPGYMMHHLKSEVMEQQRNITEEADEGDEENVSDVPLNLVATSLSVDAQ, from the exons ATGTTTAATGTACCGCCAAAATTTTACGAGCTGTGTCGCCTTTGTTTATCGTCGGACGGTGTAAAATTATCCATTTTTGACGAAGAGGGCACGCAGCGTAACTTCGCTGACAAGATACTTACGTGCCTGTCGATAGCG GTGAATGATGGAGATTCTCTTCCACCAATAATATGCCACCGCTGTGTGTACAAGCTAGATGTACTTCATAACTTCCGTGAGGTATCTCGCAAGTCTGATGTCATCCTGAAACAGTATCTGGATTATGCCATGCAACTGTCTAACGGAGACCAG GACAACAAATCTTTCTCCACTGCCAAAGTAGCCGACTTAAGTCCGCTCCAGTCGTTTCTTCAATTAAACAAAACGCTTTTCAATGAGAAGCCCAATTCTCCAGCCAGTATTCAAAATGTATCGCCGTCAACGCAGACCCATCACTTAGAATTACGCACGAAGGAGATGCCGGAGCAAGACGCGATAAAGTGTGAACCCGAGGATGATACATGCTCAAACAGTTCAGACCCAGAGAGATTGGAGATCGAAGATCGTGATCCTGAATCTGATGGGGAAGAAAATGGCTATGACATGACTGTTAGTAAGAGGGTCAAATTAGACACTGGATACGAAAGTTCTAAACAAAGTACACCCAATCGAAGTCCTGTTAATAGGATGGATACTCCAGAAAGTAACTGTTCTGACACACACATCGATCAAGAGACAACAAAACTTTGGCAGGCGCTTGCAAA GCAGATCGGTATCACAGCCATTGATACCGGCAGAACGTCTCCGCAGATACGATTCTACCGGGATACCCAGGGTACAACAATTGAGCGAACAATGCCAGATTGCTCTGTGCTTGGTAATCGCACGAATATGTCATGTATAGATAACAAG AGTACTTCCATGGATAGTAATCCTTCCAGTCCTGCTAGTGTGGGAAAGAAAGAGACAAAGGGTAGACGGAAACAAAGTTATCCCAGTAAAGCCCCTGCCAGTCCAGACGTGATTAATTATCACCATGAATCCAGCGAAGAACAGGCTCATGATTTCACTGCTTGGTCtaataaaatgaaaggaaaggTC GGTGAGCAGAAGCAGTTTGATCAGCACAGTGGTAACGTTGCTAAAAAAGTTGACATGTCTTGTACAAATTGCGGGACTATGACAACGACAATATGGCGGCGAAATATGAAGGGAGAAATGGTCTGTAATGCTTGTGGGTTGTACTATAAACTCCATGGAGTTAATCGCCCTGTTACAATGCGAAGGGACACTATTCATACGCGTAGACGCAGGCCGAAAGGCGAAAAACCAACAAGACACAGAA AAAAAGGAGATGGAAATTCATCACAGCCCGAGCAGATGGATGCGGAAAGTGCAGACATGTTAGCAGCTCTCCGCAGGCAGATTCAGCCTCACCTTATGATGGCAGCATTGACTCCTCCTCGTATACCAGGAACTCATGCTCCACCTTCTTCCACCCCCCAACTCAACTACCCGCTTCCCCTTCCTGGGTATATGATGCAT CATTTGAAGAGCGAAGTGATGGAACAGCAACGCAACATTACAGAAGAAGCAGATGAAGGCGATGAAGAAAACGTCTCGGACGTACCACTGAATCTAGTTGCTACGTCACTGTCGGTAGATGCCCAGTGA
- the LOC124406097 gene encoding uncharacterized protein LOC124406097 isoform X1, with protein MFNVPPKFYELCRLCLSSDGVKLSIFDEEGTQRNFADKILTCLSIAVNDGDSLPPIICHRCVYKLDVLHNFREVSRKSDVILKQYLDYAMQLSNGDQDNKSFSTAKVADLSPLQSFLQLNKTLFNEKPNSPASIQNVSPSTQTHHLELRTKEMPEQDAIKCEPEDDTCSNSSDPERLEIEDRDPESDGEENGYDMTVSKRVKLDTGYESSKQSTPNRSPVNRMDTPESNCSDTHIDQETTKLWQALANNRSLEITRTNGDKLNNGFSGEATNLLRSLINNRQIGITAIDTGRTSPQIRFYRDTQGTTIERTMPDCSVLGNRTNMSCIDNKSTSMDSNPSSPASVGKKETKGRRKQSYPSKAPASPDVINYHHESSEEQAHDFTAWSNKMKGKVGEQKQFDQHSGNVAKKVDMSCTNCGTMTTTIWRRNMKGEMVCNACGLYYKLHGVNRPVTMRRDTIHTRRRRPKGEKPTRHRKKGDGNSSQPEQMDAESADMLAALRRQIQPHLMMAALTPPRIPGTHAPPSSTPQLNYPLPLPGYMMHHLKSEVMEQQRNITEEADEGDEENVSDVPLNLVATSLSVDAQ; from the exons ATGTTTAATGTACCGCCAAAATTTTACGAGCTGTGTCGCCTTTGTTTATCGTCGGACGGTGTAAAATTATCCATTTTTGACGAAGAGGGCACGCAGCGTAACTTCGCTGACAAGATACTTACGTGCCTGTCGATAGCG GTGAATGATGGAGATTCTCTTCCACCAATAATATGCCACCGCTGTGTGTACAAGCTAGATGTACTTCATAACTTCCGTGAGGTATCTCGCAAGTCTGATGTCATCCTGAAACAGTATCTGGATTATGCCATGCAACTGTCTAACGGAGACCAG GACAACAAATCTTTCTCCACTGCCAAAGTAGCCGACTTAAGTCCGCTCCAGTCGTTTCTTCAATTAAACAAAACGCTTTTCAATGAGAAGCCCAATTCTCCAGCCAGTATTCAAAATGTATCGCCGTCAACGCAGACCCATCACTTAGAATTACGCACGAAGGAGATGCCGGAGCAAGACGCGATAAAGTGTGAACCCGAGGATGATACATGCTCAAACAGTTCAGACCCAGAGAGATTGGAGATCGAAGATCGTGATCCTGAATCTGATGGGGAAGAAAATGGCTATGACATGACTGTTAGTAAGAGGGTCAAATTAGACACTGGATACGAAAGTTCTAAACAAAGTACACCCAATCGAAGTCCTGTTAATAGGATGGATACTCCAGAAAGTAACTGTTCTGACACACACATCGATCAAGAGACAACAAAACTTTGGCAGGCGCTTGCAAA TAACAGAAGTTTGGAAATAACAAGGACAAATGGTGATAAGTTGAACAACGGATTTAGTGGTGAAGCAACTAATTTGTTGCGCTCTCTAATCAACAATAGGCAGATCGGTATCACAGCCATTGATACCGGCAGAACGTCTCCGCAGATACGATTCTACCGGGATACCCAGGGTACAACAATTGAGCGAACAATGCCAGATTGCTCTGTGCTTGGTAATCGCACGAATATGTCATGTATAGATAACAAG AGTACTTCCATGGATAGTAATCCTTCCAGTCCTGCTAGTGTGGGAAAGAAAGAGACAAAGGGTAGACGGAAACAAAGTTATCCCAGTAAAGCCCCTGCCAGTCCAGACGTGATTAATTATCACCATGAATCCAGCGAAGAACAGGCTCATGATTTCACTGCTTGGTCtaataaaatgaaaggaaaggTC GGTGAGCAGAAGCAGTTTGATCAGCACAGTGGTAACGTTGCTAAAAAAGTTGACATGTCTTGTACAAATTGCGGGACTATGACAACGACAATATGGCGGCGAAATATGAAGGGAGAAATGGTCTGTAATGCTTGTGGGTTGTACTATAAACTCCATGGAGTTAATCGCCCTGTTACAATGCGAAGGGACACTATTCATACGCGTAGACGCAGGCCGAAAGGCGAAAAACCAACAAGACACAGAA AAAAAGGAGATGGAAATTCATCACAGCCCGAGCAGATGGATGCGGAAAGTGCAGACATGTTAGCAGCTCTCCGCAGGCAGATTCAGCCTCACCTTATGATGGCAGCATTGACTCCTCCTCGTATACCAGGAACTCATGCTCCACCTTCTTCCACCCCCCAACTCAACTACCCGCTTCCCCTTCCTGGGTATATGATGCAT CATTTGAAGAGCGAAGTGATGGAACAGCAACGCAACATTACAGAAGAAGCAGATGAAGGCGATGAAGAAAACGTCTCGGACGTACCACTGAATCTAGTTGCTACGTCACTGTCGGTAGATGCCCAGTGA